Proteins encoded by one window of Candidatus Sumerlaea chitinivorans:
- a CDS encoding Response regulator of zinc sigma-54-dependent two-component system, with the protein MPSKRGMNHLTILVVDDEKNTREGLRWALEREDVTVLTAADGEEALEILRRGSVDLVITDLRMPKLDGMGVLEAVKRECPETAVVILTGHGTIENAVEAMKQGAYDYLIKPVNLDELGLLIERFASTRNLIRENVELRERLDAKFGFDNIVGQSAAMLEVFEKVRMVAPTRANVLLTGESGTGKEVIANAIHQNSPRRNKPFIKVNCGALPLTLLESELFGHEKGAFTHAIKTKPGRFELANGGTLLLDEISETAPEFQVKLLRVLQEGEFERVGGTQTIRVDVRVIAATNKRLEELVREGKFREDLYYRLKVVEISLPPLRERVEDIPLLVEHFLEEFSRYYGKPKPRVHQAVMTALQNYSWPGNVRQLRNVIEGAVVMAGAEITLKHLPPEIHSAPREEHYVRIPVTASLEHAERLLIEAALRYNGGNRAKTARQLGIGRKTLYRKLQQYGLE; encoded by the coding sequence TTGCCTTCGAAGCGTGGGATGAACCATCTGACCATTCTCGTGGTGGACGACGAGAAGAATACGCGGGAAGGGCTTCGTTGGGCCCTTGAACGCGAAGATGTGACCGTTCTTACTGCCGCGGACGGGGAGGAGGCATTGGAGATCCTGCGGCGCGGATCCGTGGATTTGGTCATTACGGATCTTCGCATGCCAAAGTTGGATGGCATGGGGGTCCTGGAGGCGGTCAAGCGTGAGTGCCCCGAAACCGCTGTGGTGATCCTCACCGGCCATGGCACCATCGAGAACGCCGTGGAGGCAATGAAACAGGGGGCCTATGACTACCTGATCAAACCCGTCAATCTGGATGAGCTCGGCCTTCTCATTGAGCGGTTCGCTTCAACTCGCAACCTGATCCGCGAAAACGTAGAACTGCGCGAGCGACTGGATGCAAAATTTGGGTTCGACAACATTGTCGGTCAGTCGGCTGCCATGCTCGAGGTTTTCGAGAAGGTGCGGATGGTTGCGCCGACCCGAGCCAACGTTTTGCTTACCGGTGAGAGTGGGACAGGCAAGGAAGTCATCGCCAACGCCATTCACCAGAATTCCCCCCGCCGCAACAAGCCTTTTATCAAGGTCAATTGCGGCGCCCTACCGTTGACACTTCTCGAGAGTGAGTTGTTCGGGCACGAAAAGGGAGCCTTTACCCACGCAATCAAAACGAAACCGGGCCGTTTTGAATTGGCAAATGGGGGGACGCTCCTCCTCGACGAGATTAGCGAGACGGCGCCTGAGTTTCAGGTCAAATTGCTGCGAGTACTTCAGGAAGGCGAATTCGAGCGCGTGGGTGGGACCCAGACGATCCGCGTCGACGTGCGAGTGATTGCAGCCACCAACAAGCGCTTGGAGGAATTGGTCCGGGAAGGCAAGTTTCGCGAGGATCTTTATTATCGCCTCAAAGTCGTGGAAATCTCACTTCCCCCACTCCGTGAGCGAGTAGAGGATATCCCTCTTTTGGTGGAGCATTTTCTGGAGGAATTCTCCCGCTACTATGGTAAGCCGAAACCACGCGTGCATCAGGCGGTCATGACGGCTCTGCAGAATTACTCATGGCCCGGTAATGTGCGTCAGCTGCGCAATGTGATCGAAGGCGCTGTTGTGATGGCGGGCGCGGAAATCACGCTCAAACATCTACCGCCCGAGATTCATTCAGCGCCGCGAGAGGAACATTACGTTCGTATTCCCGTAACAGCATCCCTCGAGCACGCTGAGCGGCTATTGATCGAAGCCGCCCTACGCTACAATGGAGGCAATCGCGCCAAGACGGCACGGCAGCTTGGTATCGGCCGTAAAACCTTGTACCGCAAATTGCAACAGTACGGGTTAGAATGA
- a CDS encoding transporter, putative, which yields MSAKQEEPDQALPWVPNTLRALRHRNYRLLIFGQLISLTGSWMQSTAQGWLVYQLTDSKFLLGLVGFASQVPVLALGVLGGVVADAMSRHRTVLITQILLMVQALLLAVLTLVPGPDGRPLIQVWHIILLAVFAGSVQAFDMPARQAFLVQVVPKYDINNAIALNSLTFNAARVFGPALAGMLIAIMQGLARTRQNFGEGMCFLINALSFVAVIVQLMRMDASAKQLRPVGPTTEADLASALHYLRHRLHLRALMYHAGAVALLGLPYLVLLPAVAKDTLGGDSRMLGWLTTSVGVGAMTGGVLMARRKHIQGLGKVIAGATAAFGLTVIVVAQTSTPWLACVGFGIAGLCMVSAMISSQTLVQSLVSENYRGRVMSFYSMMTIGMMPFGSLLVGGFAEHFNVQKALMLSGIGCIGIAAAFAWYLPAIRAAARSSPEYSSISSGAKQK from the coding sequence ATGAGTGCAAAGCAGGAGGAACCGGATCAAGCGCTTCCGTGGGTTCCCAATACGCTGCGAGCCCTCCGCCATCGCAACTACCGTCTATTGATATTCGGCCAACTCATCTCGCTCACGGGTTCATGGATGCAAAGCACGGCGCAAGGTTGGCTTGTTTATCAGCTTACAGATAGTAAGTTCCTGCTGGGCTTAGTGGGGTTTGCCTCACAGGTGCCTGTGCTCGCGCTGGGTGTGCTGGGGGGTGTGGTCGCCGATGCCATGAGCCGTCACCGCACTGTATTGATTACCCAAATTCTTCTCATGGTTCAGGCATTGCTCTTGGCGGTTCTGACGCTGGTTCCCGGCCCAGACGGTCGGCCCCTAATCCAAGTGTGGCACATTATCCTACTCGCTGTGTTTGCGGGCTCGGTTCAAGCGTTCGATATGCCAGCGCGGCAAGCGTTTTTGGTGCAAGTTGTTCCAAAGTACGACATCAATAATGCAATCGCGCTCAATTCCCTGACGTTCAATGCGGCACGTGTCTTCGGGCCGGCTCTTGCAGGAATGCTCATCGCAATCATGCAAGGACTTGCCCGCACACGGCAGAATTTTGGCGAAGGGATGTGCTTTCTCATCAATGCACTGAGTTTCGTGGCAGTGATCGTTCAACTGATGCGCATGGATGCTTCTGCCAAACAGTTGCGTCCAGTCGGCCCCACAACCGAAGCAGACCTTGCTTCGGCGCTTCACTACTTGCGGCACCGACTTCACCTTCGGGCCCTGATGTATCATGCGGGCGCGGTTGCGCTGCTTGGTTTGCCGTATCTCGTCCTCCTACCGGCTGTGGCAAAAGATACGCTCGGAGGGGATTCGCGAATGCTGGGGTGGTTGACCACAAGTGTCGGCGTGGGAGCGATGACCGGGGGCGTTCTCATGGCCCGACGTAAGCATATTCAGGGCTTAGGAAAGGTAATTGCGGGAGCAACCGCAGCCTTTGGCCTCACGGTGATTGTTGTGGCCCAGACTTCCACCCCTTGGTTGGCGTGCGTCGGATTTGGAATTGCAGGTCTGTGCATGGTATCCGCGATGATTAGCTCCCAGACCTTGGTCCAATCGTTGGTTTCCGAGAACTATCGGGGGCGGGTCATGAGCTTTTACTCCATGATGACGATTGGAATGATGCCATTCGGAAGTCTGTTGGTTGGAGGCTTTGCCGAACACTTCAATGTGCAAAAGGCTCTTATGCTGAGCGGTATCGGCTGTATCGGTATTGCTGCCGCTTTCGCGTGGTATCTGCCGGCAATTCGCGCGGCAGCTCGCTCAAGCCCAGAGTACAGCTCTATCTCGAGCGGGGCGAAACAGAAGTAA